A single genomic interval of Oryza sativa Japonica Group chromosome 7, ASM3414082v1 harbors:
- the LOC4344054 gene encoding uncharacterized protein, protein MGSEGPSVVTVHVTGFKKFHGVAENPTEKIVGNLKSFVEKKGLPKNLVLGSCTVLETAGQGALGTLYKVLESAIAERENGSSAQGQVIWIHFGVNSGATRFALENQAVNEATFRCPDELGWKPQRVPIVPSDGAISRTRETTLPVNELTKSLRKTGYDVMPSDDAGRFVCNYVYYHSLRFAEQHGIKSLFVHVPLFLTIDEEVQMHFVASLLEALAVLN, encoded by the exons ATGGGTTCAGAAGGACCTTCAGTTGTTACTGTCCATGTTACCGGATTTAAGAAGTTCCATGGGGTTGCTGAGAACCCAACTGAGAAAATTGTGGGCAATCTTAAATCATTCGTAGAAAAGAAAGGATTGCCGAAAAACCTTGTACTTGGAAGCTGCACAGTGCTTGAAACTGCAGGGCAGGGGGCACTTGGCACATTATATAAGGTTTTGGAATCTGCCATTGCAGAAAGAGAGAATGGGTCATCGGCTCAGGGGCAAGTAATTTGG ATCCATTTTGGAGTTAATAGTGGTGCAACAAGGTTTGCTCTTGAGAATCAGGCTGTTAACGAAGCCACCTTCCGTTGTCCAGATGAGCTAGGGTGGAAACCTCAG AGGGTTCCTATTGTACCATCGGATGGAGCCATCTCACGGACAAGAGAG ACTACGCTTCCGGTAAATGAGTTGACCAAGTCACTCCGGAAGACAGGCTACGATGTAATGCCATCAGACGATGCTGGTCGGTTTGTATGCAACTATGTGTATTATCATTCTCTTCGGTTCGCAGAGCAACACGGCATCAAATCTCTGTTTGTACATGTGCCCCTGTTCTTGACGATCGATGAGGAGGTCCAGATGCATTTTGTTGCTTCCCTTCTTGAAGCTCTTGCTGTCTTGAACTAG
- the LOC107281648 gene encoding BTB/POZ domain-containing protein At5g66560, translating into MSDCHIMSAQPPGGRATDSSLEWEPVKDDALVYVRVELTAWNVAPLRCAAEYLEMTEEHAEDNLTARVEAYLEQAVLRHSCEATKALKSREELLPHAEELGIVSRCVEAISIFTSGPFATTARSSAASRSWFDDLAVLGLDMYRRVMAAMAARADVRTEARESCLVSYARGTITALSRSMRRLASAPASSEVEQRDLLEAVVTSVPTDKCSGRVVTAKFLFAQLWTAHILLALDAALGQKAATQLEHATLEDVLIPSYSGGMKTLYDVDCVERVVRYF; encoded by the exons atgtcagactGCCACATCATGAGT GCGCAGCCCCCCGGCGGCCGCGCCACCGACTCGTCGCTGGAGTGGGAGCCCGTCAAGGACGACGCTCTCGTCTACGTCCGCGTCGAGCTCACTGCCTGGAACGTCGCGCCGCTGCGGTGCGCGGCGGAGTACCTGGAGATGACGGAGGAGCACGCCGAGGACAACCTGACCGCGCGCGTGGAGGCCTACCTGGAGCAGGCAGTGCTCCGGCACTCCTGCGAGGCCACCAAGGCGCTCAAGTCCCGCGAGGAGCTGCTGCCGCACGCCGAGGAGCTCGGCATTGTCAGTCGCTGCGTGGAGGCCATCAGCATATTTACAAGCGG TCCCTTTGCCACCACCGCGCGCTCGTCGGCCGCGTCGCGCTCCTGGTTCGACGACCTCGCCGTCCTCGGGCTGGACATGTACAGAAGGGTAATGGCTGCCATGGCGGCGCGCGCCGATGTGAGGACGGAGGCTAGGGAGAGTTGTCTCGTGTCGTACGCCAGGGGCACCATCACCGCCCTATCGAGGTCGATGCGGCGGCttgcgtcggcgccggcgtcgtcaGAGGTGGAGCAGAGGGACCTCCTGGAGGCGGTGGTCACCAGCGTCCCCACCGACAAGTGCTCGGGGCGCGTCGTCACCGCCAAGTTCCTGTTCGCGCAGCTGTGGACGGCGCACATCCTGCTCGCGTTGGACGCGGCGCTCGGGCAGAAGGCCGCGACGCAGCTGGAGCACGCCACGCTGGAGGACGTGCTCATCCCGAGCTACTCCGGCGGCATGAAGACGCTCTACGACGTGGACTGCGTCGAGCGTGTGGTCAG ATATTTCTAG
- the LOC4344052 gene encoding peroxidase 2 has product MATKLLAAVITVLALLGHVMGQGGYGPSPSPSPSPSSSGGGLAVGYYDSVCPNAEEIVRGVVKNAVAQDAGVGAGLIRLLFHDCFVQGCDGSVLLDATAANTQPEKLAPPNLTLRGFEVIDEAKAALEAACPGDVSCADVVAFAARDATVLLSGSGVDFAMPAGRLDGRVSLASEALGILPPPTSNLSALTASFAAKGLGVGDLVVLSGAHSVGRSHCSSFSDRLNSSSSSGSDINPALAASLTQQCSANASSGGGGDPTVMQDAVTPDVLDRQYYTNVLNGSALFTSDAALLTSLETKVAVLANAIIPGLWEGKFRAAMVRMAAVEVKSGAGGEIRKNCRVVS; this is encoded by the coding sequence ATGGCGACTAAGCTGCTTGCTGCTGTGATCACTGTGCTAGCTTTGCTGGGCCATGTCATGGGCCAAGGAGGGTAcggcccaagcccaagcccaagcccgaGCCCGAgttcgagcggcggcgggctcgccgTCGGCTACTACGACAGCGTCTGCCCCAACGCCGAGGAGATCGTGAGGGGCGTCGTCAAGAACGCGGTGGCGCAGGACGCCGGCGTCGGAGCGGGGCTCATCCGCTTGctcttccacgactgcttcgtccaGGGGTGTGATGGCTCCGTCCTCctcgacgcgacggcggcgaacacgCAGCCCGAGAAGCTGGCGCCGCCGAACCTGACGCTGCGGGGATTCGAGGTGATCGACGAGGCCAAGGCGGCGCTGGAGGCGGCGTGCCCGGGCGacgtctcctgcgccgacgtcgtcgccttcgccgcGCGCGACGCCACCGTGCTCCTCAGCGGCAGCGGGGTCGACTTCGCCATGCCCGCGGGGCGGCTCGACGGGCGCGTGTCGCTCGCCAGCGAGGCGCTCGGCatcctcccgccgccgacctccaaCCTCAGCGCCCTCACCGCCAGCTTCGCCGCCAAGGggctcggcgtcggcgacctCGTCGTGCTCTCCGGCGCGCACTCCGTCGGCAGGTCACACTGCTCCTCCTTCTCCGACCGCCTcaactcgtcgtcgtcgtcgggctcCGACATCAACCcggccctcgccgcctccctgACGCAGCAGTGCAGCGCGAacgcgagcagcggcggcggcggcgaccccacGGTGATGCAGGACGCCGTGACGCCCGACGTGCTCGACAGGCAGTACTACACCAACGTGCTCAACGGCAGCGCGCTGTTCACGTCGGACGCGGCGCTGCTGACGTCGCTGGAGACGAAGGTGGCGGTGCTGGCGAACGCGATCATCCCGGGGCTGTGGGAGGGGAAGTTCAGGGCGGCGATGGTGAGGATGGCCGCCGTCGAGGTCaagtccggcgccggcggcgagatcaGGAAGAACTGCAGGGTCGTCAGCTAA